In one window of Brassica napus cultivar Da-Ae unplaced genomic scaffold, Da-Ae ScsIHWf_3074;HRSCAF=3885, whole genome shotgun sequence DNA:
- the LOC125603047 gene encoding uncharacterized protein LOC125603047, with the protein MVDQTTDVVVHVSSSGGNIFRPDNALTPEPRRQTHLSAPAPEKKLTLFALRLAVLEKIASRLGSLGFVWATVVLLGGFAASLETSDFWFVTVILVVEGARIFSRSHELEMQHQSKYTISGINTFRLLVRQIIRIFRKKAQIAGNNARSSVQESETEQRTGRQIERTRTWTSSDVPMLPYTGWVFVSRNVSRVCYWLQIASAFASIIISMIKLIRQDYGGNELKSRSTNLHSSLTLFYSLALAEALLFLVEKAYWEWMISVYKILDKVNQECGLERSGTDSVRRFFYNAYSRCLNGSIFDGLKMDMVVFAMELLVSNSPDEQLTGAEILYRFSTSQDYSVDTLQKIGTNLEIIERLVEMLNWRNKNQEVMRMSSAEILSRLASKKQNSLRVAGIPGAIESISSILDSTRDSGQATDEIGENSINQTDRWTFNNLGLLILKRLARDHDNCVKIGKTKGLLSKIIDFTYAEKRLLKDPNLESNKILAVKRSLKLLRKLVKTTGATGRNLRRDISGIVFTVSNIRETLRHGKKQPGLQKLGAEILTSLALDEGATEKIGGTGGVLNGLLCIFLNDDIPGNQTSGVRDSVGETIAMLAQGSQSNCQRMLRSDDVLQRLVEALNNPLIRSNAARILRNLCAYTDPNQVMEQLKEVKSAGATVLKAIMSEKSKPQEVMVGLAPHIFRLMSAEESRELFEEAGVTKEEVANALVNILKRHEQPVPKVPRIRRFAIELTIQMMRTNPETVKTFLNLGMKNELETVLETAAEVENFDIFSGTVGLARHGLTINELTEDAIRLLS; encoded by the exons ATGGTTGATCAAACTACGGATGTGGTTGTACATGTCAGTTCTTCTGGAGGAAATATTTTCCGACCAGACAACGCATTGACCCCAGAACCTAGGAGACAGACACACTTGTCAGCTCCTGCTCCTGAGAAAAAACTGACTCTTTTTGCCTTACGACTCGCTGTTCTTGAGAAG ATTGCTTCACGGTTGGGATCTTTAGGATTCGTATGGGCCACCGTTGTTCTTCTTGGTGGTTTCGCCGCAAGTTTAGAGACATCAGATTTTTGGTTTGTTACTGTGATTCTTGTTGTGGAAGGAGCTCGGATTTTCAGCAGAAGTCATGAGCTTGAAATGCAGCATCAGTCTAAATACACAATCTCTGGAATCAACACCTTCCGGTTACTTGTCAGACAAATTATCAGAATTTTCCGCAAGAAAGCTCAAATTGCTGGGAACAACGCTAGATCATCGGTTCAGGAAAGTGAAACAGAACAGCGGACTGGGAGGCAGATCGAGCGGACCAGGACATGGACAAGCTCAGATGTTCCTATGTTGCCTTACACAGGATGGGTTTTCGTTTCAAGAAACGTGAGTCGAGTCTGCTACTGGCTCCAGATTGCTTCTGCTTTCGCTAGCATTATCATCTCCATGATCAAGCTCATCAGGCAAGATTATGGAGGTAATGAACTGAAATCCAGAAGCACCAATCTTCACTCGTCTTTAACTCTCTTCTACTCTCTAGCGCTCGCGGAGGCGCTTCTCTTTCTTGTTGAGAAAGCTTACTGGGAATGGATGATCAGCGTTTACAAGATTCTTGATAAAGTGAATCAAGAATGCGGTCTCGAGAGGTCTGGAACTGATTCAGTGAGAAGATTCTTCTACAACGCTTACTCGAGATGTCTAAATGGGAGCATCTTTGACGGATTGAAGATGGATATGGTCGTTTTCGCCATGGAGCTTTTGGTGTCAAATTCTCCTGATGAGCAGCTCACTGGAGCAGAGATTCTCTATAGATTCTCAACAAGCCAAGACTATTCCGTTGATACCCTGCAGAAGATTGGGACTAATCTAGAGATCATAGAGAGGTTGGTTGAGATGTTGAATTGGAGAAACAAGAATCAAGAAGTTATGAGAATGTCATCTGCAGAGATTCTCTCAAGATTAGCTAGTAAGAAGCAAAACTCTCTGAGAGTTGCAGGGATCCCCGGAGCGATTGAGTCCATCTCTTCTATTTTAGATAGCACGAGAGATTCGGGTCAAGCCACTGATGAGATTGGAGAAAACAGTATCAATCAAACCGATCGCTGGACGTTCAACAATCTTGGACTGTTGATTTTGAAAAGGCTAGCTAGAGATCATGATAACTGTGTGAAGATTGGGAAAACAAAAGGGTTGCTTTCAAAGATCATTGACTTCACTTATGCTGAGAAGAGGTTGCTGAAGGATCCAAATCTTGAGTCTAATAAGATCTTGGCTGTGAAACGGTCATTAAAGCTGTTAAGGAAACTGGTGAAAACAACGGGTGCAACAGGGAGAAACTTGAGGAGAGATATCTCTGGGATTGTCTTCACAGTAAGCAACATTAGGGAAACATTGCGCCATGGAAAGAAGCAGCCTGGTCTGCAGAAGCTTGGTGCAGAGATCTTGACTTCCCTTGCGCTTGACGAAGGTGCAACTGAGAAAATTGGCGGCACAGGCGGGGTTCTAAATGGACTTCTCTGCATATTCTTGAATGATGATATTCCAGGGAATCAGACTAGTGGCGTGAGAGACTCTGTTGGTGAGACTATAGCAATGCTAGCTCAAGGAAGTCAGAGCAATTGCCAACGCATGTTGAGATCAGATGATGTTCTTCAGCGCCTTGTTGAGGCTTTGAACAACCCTTTGATTCGGTCGAATGCAGCGAGAATCTTGAGGAATCTATGTGCATATACAGATCCTAATCAAGTTATGGAACAGCTGAAGGAAGTTAAATCAGCTGGAGCAACA GTTCTTAAGGCAATAATGTCTGAAAAGAGCAAACCTCAAGAGGTTATGGTGGGATTAGCACCGCACATTTTCAGGTTAATGAGTGCTGAAGAATCAAGAGAATTGTTCGAGGAAGCGGGAGTAACCAAGGAAGAAGTAGCCAATGCATTAGTCAACATTCTCAAGAGACATGAACAGCCAGTGCCAAAAGTTCCAAGAATCAGGAGGTTTGCAATTGAACTAACCATTCAGATGATGAGAACTAATCCTGAGACGGTCAAGACTTTCCTAAACCTTGGGATGAAGAATGAATTAGAGACAGTCCTTGAGACTGCAGCTGAGGTTGAGAACTTTGATATATTCTCGGGCACGGTTGGCTTGGCACGCCATGGCTTAACGATCAATGAACTCACCGAAGACGCAATACGGTTATTGAGTTAG